The Apium graveolens cultivar Ventura chromosome 3, ASM990537v1, whole genome shotgun sequence sequence CTTGAATCTAAAAGGGCTTTTGTGTGAACATGAACATGTCTTGTAGAGTTGAGAATTGTTGATCATTGTACTGAGCTTCCGGAGTGAATGGATTGTCCGGAAAATAATCGTTGTAGTTGAATGGAAAATCGAGTGAATTGGAGAGAGCGTTCTCCAATTCACTCCATTTCGGTTCACTCTGTACCTCCCGTTCCTTCTCGTAGGTGAATTCAGGGGACAAAACGTGCTCAGAGCAACTCGAATCCGTGTGGAACCTGGCCCCGGACTCTGATGTGTCGAATGGCGAGTAGGCCTTCATTGCCTGCATTGGCATTATCGATCGAGTTTGTTGTTGGGACATTGATTCTTGTTGCGACATTGATTGTTTCACTGGTTTCTGATCAAATGTTGCGAAATTAGGCTTGGTTTCCACCATATCATCCATTTCATTATAGCTAATAGAACTTTGATTCTCAGGCTGATACTTCTCAAGAGTCCCTTTTTTGTTGTAAATTCGACATAATACCCAATCATCAAGCTGTAATTACATAAAAACAACAGAAATCAGATTATCTTCAAAAAATCGCGTAAAAACAGGGGAGAATGGATTAAGTAATTTCATTTCTTTCTCTTTTCAATTATCTTTTTCCATCGCAAAATTAGGGTGTCCAGTAGACTACAATGATCGTATCGAGTAAATAACGTACCCTGAGATTATTATTTTTCTTGCCAGCAGATCTATCGACATTAGCTAACCGATACTCGTGCATAATCCAGTTAGTTTTGACACCTCTAGGAGCTTTTCCGGCATAAAAGACCAAGGCCTTTTTGATTCCCACGGTGCTCGGCTTTCCGATAGGCTTATCGGCCCCGGTAGCCTTCCAATAACCTGTTCCAGCAGCCCTGTTTGGCCTTGAACCGTTTGGATATTTCCTGTCCCTCGGAGAAAAGAAGTACCATTCTTTCTCACCATACAGAGCCATTTCTGGAATTCATAAAacacaaaatatttagtataaTAAAATAACGGTTTTTCTATTACGTGTCCCTGTTATACTAACAACATTGCTCAATCACTCTCCCCTGACATTTAGTATTTCATTTCATCAAATTAATCAATAGACCAAAATGATGCCAAACATATAACAAATTGCATACTAATCAGATCCAACAAAGAGTAATTACTAAAAAGTTATGAATAACATAAACAGTGACGAAATCAGGATCACTAAAAAAAAAATCCGAAAactctttaatttttttttttataattcaCCGTATATGTTACAAAAATCCGGGTTCCGCCACTGAAAATACACGTAAATACGAAACACGAAAGGATAGAAGAAGTACCAGGAAGCTGCCAGGGATCAAACTTGTAAAGATCAATCTCAGCAATAATAGGAACAGAAATGTGCTGAGAAGCGCATCTCTTACACAAATAATGCATCACTAACTCCTCGTCTGTCGGATGAAACCTAAATCCAGGTGGCAAATCAATCTCACTGCCGCTGTTCTTCATCTTCCTTTTCCTCTTGTAAATAAAAAATTGCAATAAAATATTTTTCTTCTTGCTTGTTGGAGAACTTTCTAGCTTGCTTGAAGAGTGACTACTGGAAATAATGGATACAATAGGAATGTAAGGCCTATATATAAGAAAGAATATGGAAGGTTAATAGACTCGTAATCACGTGGTTAATTTAGAGTGGGCCAATCATATGTGGCTTTACTTGGGCTCAAAGGCTCGTGGCAGGGGTTAAAATACTGTGCTACGTATTTTAAATCCGTTTTCACAGTATTTATTGAATAATGAATATGAGATTTGTCACATTTTAATTTGTTAGCATATTATTTATAAAACctgatttatattttttttatcaaaaaatttATCAAATACAGATATTATATATTAGTATTTGGGAACCATTTTCGAAAACGTTTTGGGACTCTAGTGTTTCTGACTAAATCAGGATAGTTAATGAATTGTGGTCCGGTTGACCGCAGCCTCGTGAAGGGTCAAATGAGTGGCGAGCACGTGTACATTTTGTCGTCC is a genomic window containing:
- the LOC141711677 gene encoding NAC domain-containing protein 2, yielding MKNSGSEIDLPPGFRFHPTDEELVMHYLCKRCASQHISVPIIAEIDLYKFDPWQLPEMALYGEKEWYFFSPRDRKYPNGSRPNRAAGTGYWKATGADKPIGKPSTVGIKKALVFYAGKAPRGVKTNWIMHEYRLANVDRSAGKKNNNLRLDDWVLCRIYNKKGTLEKYQPENQSSISYNEMDDMVETKPNFATFDQKPVKQSMSQQESMSQQQTRSIMPMQAMKAYSPFDTSESGARFHTDSSCSEHVLSPEFTYEKEREVQSEPKWSELENALSNSLDFPFNYNDYFPDNPFTPEAQYNDQQFSTLQDMFMFTQKPF